The nucleotide sequence GTCTGATAGAGGTACAGCATGATCGTCATCGTGCTGTTGCCCGGCCCGCCGCCGGTGATCACGTAAGCCTGGGCGAAGGTCTGCCAGGCGCCGATGACGGTCAGCACCGTGGTGAAGAACAGGGCGGGGCTGACCAGCGGCAGGGTGATCGAGACCAGGCGGCGGAAGCGACCGGCGCCGTCGATCCGCGACGCCGCGATCACATCGGGGCTGATCGAGTCGATCCCAGCGCCGAGCACGATCATGTTGTAGCCGAACGACTGCCAGAGGGACACCCCGATCACGGTGGCCAACGCCCAGTTGCCGTCACTGAGCCAGGGGATCGGACCGAGGCCGAAGACCGCGAGGCCCTGGTTGACGGCGCCGTCCTTCTGGAACAGCAACCGGAAGACCGCGGCGTTTGCCACCATCGGGGACAGGGCTGGGATCAGGAAGATCACCCGGAGCCAGTTGCGGCCCGCGATGCGGGTCTTGAGCCACATCGCCATCGCCAGGGAGATCGCGATGTTCGCCGGGACGTACACGAGCACGAAGATCGCCGTCACCATGACGCTGTTGAGGAATTGCGGGTCGCGGAACAGCCGGATGTAGTTCTCCGTGCCCGTGAACTGGACGCCCCCGAGCAGGCTCGAGTCGGAGAACCCCAGGATCAGCGAGGCGACCTGCGGGATGACGATGAACACGGCCAGCCCGATGAGCCCGGGGAGGACGAAGGCCCACCCCACCCAGCGGGGCCCCCCGAGGGGCCGGCGGCGAAGCCGGCCCCTCGGGCGCTCCGGTTGGGCGACGGACCCCTCGGAGACCTCTTCCTCCGCACGGTCCAGACGCACGAACGTCATTGCGGAAGGCCCGCCTTCACCTGCTGGAGGACCTGCTCGACTGTGCTCTTGCCGGAGAACGCATCCACCTCGTACTGGGTCAGCAGCGTGTCGAGCTGCGCCTGGCTGGAGGGCACCGGTGACGGAGTCGCGTCACCGGTCATCTGCTTGATGACCGCGGTGAACGCAGGCGACCCGACGTTGGTGGACCACGCGTCCAGCGCATCGAGCCGCGCCGGCACGGAGGCCTGCGACTTCGTCACGAACTCCAGTCCGCTCTTGCTCGTCATCGCCTCGATGGCCTTGAAGGCCTTCTGCTTGTCGCCGCAGGTCTTCGTGATGCCGAAGCCCGAACCGCTGATGAAGCCCTTGGAGGTGCCGCTCTTGCTCGGGACCACAGCAATGCCGACGTTGTCCTTGCCGAGGGTCTGCTGCTCGTGCTGCAGATCCCACAGACCCTCGAGTTCCATGGCCGCCTGACCCGTGCTGAACGCATCGATGTCCGGGAAGGTGCCGCCCGCGGCCGCCTCCAGCGGCTTCGCGACCTTGTACTTGTTGGCCAGGTCGACGAGCAGCTGCAGCGCGTCGCGGAAGTTCGGGTCGTCCAGCTTCGGACCGTTCTTGTCGGCGTAGGGGTGGCCGTCGGCCGCCATGAGAGTGCTGATGGGCGTCGAGCCCTGTCCGATCGCGAAGCCGTACACGCCATTCTTCGTGGTGGCCTTCGCTGCGGCGATGAAGTCATCGACCGTCCAGTCGAGGCCGGGCTCGGCCACCCCGGCGTCCGCGAACATCTTCTTGTTGTAGAAGATGACGTTGGGACCGGCATTGAACGGGATGGAGTAGAGCTTGCCATCGACGCTGAGCTGGTCGAGCATCGCCGAGCTGTACGCCGACAGGTCGACCTTGTTCTTCTTCACCAGGTCGTCGAGCGGCTCCAGCCCCTGCACGTACTGGTTCACGCGGCCGTTCTGGAACGTGACCAGGCACGGCGCACTGCTGCCCTTCATCACGGTGGGCAGCTTGGTGTAGTAGTCACCGATCGGCGGGCCGGAGAAGCTCACTGCCATGTCCGGGTCGGCGTGCTTGCCTCCGGCGATGTAGTCGCTCCACTGCTGCTTGTCGGCCTTGCCGCCGATCCACGTGTACATCTTGAGCGTCTTGCCGTCGAGGCCCGACGTTCCACCGCCGCCTCCGGAACAGGCGGCGAGAGCGAGGGCCAGAACGCTCGCGACCGCGACGGCGACGCCGACGCGTCCCCGTCGCCTCGGGCTTTTCAACCGTGACTTCATGAACTCCTCCTTGAGTATGAGAGCGAAACGTTACGACTTCAGTGATGGTAAGAGCACCAGGAATGCGAAGTCAATAGATAACACCGGTCACTAAACGTTTCGTTCGCTCGGTTTCTTTCAGCAGATCGTGCGCCAGGATGGTCTCGGCGACGGTCATCGTCTTCAGCGCATCGGCGAAGTGCGACGAGGGAAGACGGCGCGAACGCACCGCCTCGATGAATTCGGCGCTCTTGGCGAGGAAGCCTCCGCGGACATGGAGGTCCGGCGAGCCCGCCACCTCGCCGGCATCGAGCTCCTCCCGCCCGTCCGCGTCCCAGATGGTGGCCCCGACCTCGAGGTCGCCTTCCGCCATGATCCCCGGCCCGTGGACCTCCACGCCGAACGTCCTGCGGCCGCTCGTCCAGTTCGTGATCATGACCCCGACGGCGCCCGTGTCGAACTCGAGCGTCGCCGCGACGACGTTGATCTCGTCGACGATGACCCTGCGCGTCACATCCGAGACGGCGACGACCTCGCCGCCGCAGAGGTGCCGGAGGGTGTCGATCACATGGACGCCGTCGTCCATCATCCTGTCGCGTGCCGACACCATCGGGGTCGGATCGTTCTTGTAGAACCGGCACACGGCATGGACGACCTCGCCCCGCTCGCGAACCCGCCCGACCATGCGCTCCAGGAGCGGGGACGAACGCCGCTGGAAGCCGACCTGGGTGATGCAGTTGTTCTCGTCGGCGAGACGGGCGAGCGTTCTCGCCTGGTGGACGGTCAGGCCCAGCGGCTTCTCGACGAAGAGGTCGAGCCCGCGAGTCAGGCAGTCGCACCAGATGCCGAACATGAGTTCGGGGGGACCGATGACATAGACGGCATCCGGGCGCGTCTCGTCGAGCATCGCCGACCAGTCGTCGAACAGAGCGGTGATGCCCCAGCGCTCGCCGGTCGCCCGGAGGCGCTCCGGTGAGAGGTCGCAGATACCCACGATCTCCACGTCGGGCAGCGACGACAACGACGGGTAGTGGACGAGGTTCGCCATCTGGCCGGCGCCGATGACGGCAACGCGCACCGGCCGGGTCCCGCCGGCGGTCATCGGGCCACTCCGGCGCCGGCCGCGGCCCGCAGACTCTGCGCGTATTCGAGATCGCGCGTCACCTTCGCCACGAGGTCGCTCTCGTCGGTGTACTCGGCGGTGAGGCAGATCGGCCCGGCGAACCCGCGCTCCGCGAGGTAGGCGAGCGCGCGACCCCACTCCGCCATGCCACTGCGGGCGTCGGTGAACACCGGCTCCCAGACCGGATCCCCGAACGCGGGCGCCGGTTCGTCGACCCGCTCGTAGTAGGCGCTCTTGAGGTTGACGACGCCGAGCCAGGGCCAGAGCAGTTCCAACCCGTGCTCGGGCCGCTTGCGCGCGAGGGCGTCGTGAGCCGAGTCCCAGATCGCCGCGACGTGGCGGGGGTCGACATCCTGGAGCAGAGCGAAGAGCTCCGAGGAGTCGGCGATGTAGTCGTCGTAGTGCGGCTGGACGGCAACGCGGACCCCGTAGCGTTCGGCGCGCTCGGAGAGGCCGGCGAGCACCCGGCGGATCTCCGTACCGGTCGCGGCGTAGCCGTTCACCCCGATCGGCACCATGATCCGGATGAACGGCACGCCCGCATCCGCGCAGGCCGCGAAGGTCGCCTCATCCGTTCCGGAGGCGATGCTCGCGACCCTCACGCCCGAACGCGCAAGCTCGCGCGCCGCGGCGGGCAGAGCCGTCGACACCTCGTCCGGGGCGACCTGGTAGCCGGGGCGCACCGGAAGCTCGACGGCGTCGAATCCCATGCCCGCGACCAGTTCACCGAGAGCGCCGACCTGCGGCTCGCGCCACGGTTTGGTGAAGACACTCCACGTCGTCTTCGGATCATCATGCGGCATGGCGGACTCCTTTGTCGGGACGTCGGGGGAATTTTGTGCAACGATACAGTGGTTTGTGCAACGATACAGTGATTCCAAATCACGTCAACAGGAAGTCAGGTGAGAGCGATCGCAACGATCAGGGATGTCGCCCAGGCCGCCGGAGTCTCACCCTCCACGGTCTCGAACCTGCTCAATGCGCGCGAGCACCTCATGCAGCCGGAGACGCGCCGACGCGTGCTCGAGGCGATGGAGGCGCTCTCCTATCGGCCTAGCCGCGTGGCGCAGCAACTCCGCGGCGCCCCCAACCCCACCCTGGGTCTCATCGTCCCCTCCGTGGCCAACCCGTTCTGGGGATCGTGGGCCGCCCATCTCGAAGCGGCGTTCCACGCGCACGGACGGCAGATCTACCTCTGCAACAGCGAGCGCGATCCCGAGCGCGAGCGCGCCTACGTCGAGCAGCTCTGGGCCGACGGCATCGAGCACATCGTGCTCTCCACCTCGCTCCCGTCGCTCGAACACCTGCGCCCCGCCATGGACGCGGGCGTGCAGATCATCGCGTTCGACCGCGAACATCAGGAGACGGACCCGCCCGAGCTTCTGAACGTCAGCATCGACAACGAAGCCGGCGCGTGGATGGCGACGCAGCACCTCCTCGAGCGAGGTCACACCCGCATCGCCTTCGTCTCCGGTGCGATGCGCACGATCAGCCGCCAGCGGCGCTTCGCCGGCTACCGCCGGGCGCTCGACGAGAGCGGCATCCCCTTCGACGACGCCCTCGTCCCCCGCTCCCCCGACTTCGGGGACGCGGACAGCAGCCCGCTCGCACGGGACGCGGTACACGCCCTGCTGGCGCTCGACCAGCCGCCGACGGCCCTGGTCGCCGTCAACGACATGTTCGCCCTCAGTGCCTCCGCCGCCATCCGGGATGCCGGCCGCGATATCGCCGAATTCGCCGTGGTGGGCTTCGACGACATCCCGATCGGCAGGCTCGTATCGCCCGCCCTGACGACGATCCAGCAGCCGCTGCGCGAGATGGCCGAGGCCGTCGTCCGGCTGACAGCCGGCGGAGGCGGCGACCGCGAGACAGGTCCGTCACTCGTCTTCCCGCCGACCCTCGTGGTGCGGGCCTCCAGCGAACGGAGAATCGCATGACCGCATCCGGAGCCCGAGTGCTCGTCGCGGGAGCAGCCGGCGGTGTCGGCCGCGCCGTCGCCCGTGCTGCGGCGGCGGACGGCGCGACCGTCCTGCTGCTCGGGCGCGACCGGAGCCGTCTCGAGGAGGTGCGAGCGGACGTTGCCGCTGTCGGCGGGACCCCGCACGTCGCGGTCGCCGACACGACCTCGGCGCCCCAGCTCGACGACGCCGTGTCATCTCTGCGGCACGACGCGGGCGGCATCGACGTCGTCGTCAACGCCGTCGGCGTCAACCTCAAGGGCCGCCGCCTGGACCAGCTCGACATCGCCGGCTGGCGGTCGGTGCTGGAGAGCAACCTCGACTCCGCCTTCCTCCTCACGCAGGCGGTGCTTCCCGGGTTCCGCGCGGACGGCGGCGGCCTGCTCATCCACATCTCCTCCGTCGCCGCTCTCGTCCCCGACATGTCGGGAGCCGCCTACCAGGCCAGCAAGGCCGGTCTCGCCGCGCTCGCGCGCGCCACCGCGCTCGAGGCCGGTAGCGACGGCGTCCGGGTCACGACGATCTCACCCGGGCTCATCGACACCGACTTCGTCCGCCACCGCCCCACGGCGCCGACGCCCGACGAACTGGCGGGGGCGCTCAGCCCGGAGGACGTCGCCGACCTGTGCCTCGCCGTCATCCGGTTGCCTGCCCGGGCGACCGTCAGCGACATCGTCGTGCGCCCCTCCGCGCGCTGAACGGCGTCGACCTCCCCTGTACCGACCGACCGAGACGGAGATCTCCATGACCGCACCCTCCACCGCACGAAAGGTCCTGATCACCGGAGGCGCGACCGGAATCGGCCTGGGCATCGCCCAGGCGTTCCTGGACGCGGGCGACCGCGTGGCGATCACGACGAACGCCTCGCCCGTGCCCGAGCACGTGGCCGGGCGGGTCGTCGCCGAACGGATGGACGTCACCGACAGCGCTCAGGTGAAGGCGGCCGTGGCGCGGATCGGCGAGGCGCTCGAGGGCAGGATCGACGTGCTCGTCAACAACGCCGGCGGCCTCGTCGCACGTCGTCCCCTGGAGGACGCGGACGACGAGCACTGGCACCACGTGATCGAACTCAATCTCTCCAGCGTCTTCTACGTCATCCGCGCGGCTCTGCCCGCGATGGCCGAGGGCGGCCGCATCGTGAACATCTCGTCGCTGGCGGCGCACAACGGAGGCGGCCAGGGCGCCTCGGCCTACGCTGCGGCCAAGGCCGGCGTCGAGGGCCTCACCCGGGCTCTGGCGAAGGAACTGGGGCCACGGGGGATCGCCGTCTCCGCTGTAGCCCCTGGCCTCATCCTCGAGACGCCGTTCCATGAGCGCTTCACCCCGGAAGCCGACCAGCGTGCGACCATAGCCGCCACGCCGCTTCGCCGAGCCGGCACACCCGCCGATGTCGCCGCGGCGACGATGTACCTCGCGTCGGAGGCAGGCGGCTTCGCGTCGGGAACAGTGGTCGCGGTCAACGGCGCTGCCGCCTTCCACTGAACGAAGCGGTCTCCGCGCCTCCCCGGCGCTACCGGAAAGAGAGCACACATGCGCATCGTCGTCATCGGAGCAACAGGCCACATCGGCGGCTATCTCGTGCCGCGCCTCATCCAGGACGGGCACGATGTGGTCGCGATCACGCGCGGAAACTCGGCGCCGTATCGCGAGGACCCGGCCTGGGAGAGGGTCGAACGCGTGATCGCCGACCGCGAGGCGGAGGATGCCGCCGGCATCTTCGGCTCGCGCGTCGCCGAGCTCGAACCGGACGTGGTGGTGGACATGATCTGCTTCACGCCGGAGTCCGCCCGGCAGCTCGCCGATTCCCTCCGCGGACGGGCGCGTCAGCTGGTGCACGTCGGCACGATCTGGACGCACGGAACCCTCACCGAGGTTCCGGCTCCCGAGGACGCCGTCAAACAGCCCTGGGGTGAGTACGGCACCCAGAAGGAGGCGATCGAACGTCTGCTGCTGGCCGAGTCCCGACGCCAGGACGGCCTTCCCGTGGCGATCGTGCACCCCGGTCACATCTCCGGTCCCGGCTGGCCCATCATCACCCCGCAGGGCACCACCGACCTCGAGGTGTGGCGGACCCTGGCGAACGGGCGTGAGCTCCTGCTGCCGGGATTCGGGCTCGAGACCGTGCACCACGTGCACGCCGA is from Leifsonia sp. 466MF and encodes:
- a CDS encoding SDR family oxidoreductase, whose product is MTASGARVLVAGAAGGVGRAVARAAAADGATVLLLGRDRSRLEEVRADVAAVGGTPHVAVADTTSAPQLDDAVSSLRHDAGGIDVVVNAVGVNLKGRRLDQLDIAGWRSVLESNLDSAFLLTQAVLPGFRADGGGLLIHISSVAALVPDMSGAAYQASKAGLAALARATALEAGSDGVRVTTISPGLIDTDFVRHRPTAPTPDELAGALSPEDVADLCLAVIRLPARATVSDIVVRPSAR
- a CDS encoding carbohydrate ABC transporter permease, which produces MTFVRLDRAEEEVSEGSVAQPERPRGRLRRRPLGGPRWVGWAFVLPGLIGLAVFIVIPQVASLILGFSDSSLLGGVQFTGTENYIRLFRDPQFLNSVMVTAIFVLVYVPANIAISLAMAMWLKTRIAGRNWLRVIFLIPALSPMVANAAVFRLLFQKDGAVNQGLAVFGLGPIPWLSDGNWALATVIGVSLWQSFGYNMIVLGAGIDSISPDVIAASRIDGAGRFRRLVSITLPLVSPALFFTTVLTVIGAWQTFAQAYVITGGGPGNSTMTIMLYLYQTAFTNNQLGYASAIATVLFVIIAIFTLFQLWGQRKWVHYD
- a CDS encoding LacI family DNA-binding transcriptional regulator, whose amino-acid sequence is MRAIATIRDVAQAAGVSPSTVSNLLNAREHLMQPETRRRVLEAMEALSYRPSRVAQQLRGAPNPTLGLIVPSVANPFWGSWAAHLEAAFHAHGRQIYLCNSERDPERERAYVEQLWADGIEHIVLSTSLPSLEHLRPAMDAGVQIIAFDREHQETDPPELLNVSIDNEAGAWMATQHLLERGHTRIAFVSGAMRTISRQRRFAGYRRALDESGIPFDDALVPRSPDFGDADSSPLARDAVHALLALDQPPTALVAVNDMFALSASAAIRDAGRDIAEFAVVGFDDIPIGRLVSPALTTIQQPLREMAEAVVRLTAGGGGDRETGPSLVFPPTLVVRASSERRIA
- a CDS encoding sugar phosphate isomerase/epimerase family protein; the encoded protein is MPHDDPKTTWSVFTKPWREPQVGALGELVAGMGFDAVELPVRPGYQVAPDEVSTALPAAARELARSGVRVASIASGTDEATFAACADAGVPFIRIMVPIGVNGYAATGTEIRRVLAGLSERAERYGVRVAVQPHYDDYIADSSELFALLQDVDPRHVAAIWDSAHDALARKRPEHGLELLWPWLGVVNLKSAYYERVDEPAPAFGDPVWEPVFTDARSGMAEWGRALAYLAERGFAGPICLTAEYTDESDLVAKVTRDLEYAQSLRAAAGAGVAR
- a CDS encoding SDR family NAD(P)-dependent oxidoreductase, with translation MTAPSTARKVLITGGATGIGLGIAQAFLDAGDRVAITTNASPVPEHVAGRVVAERMDVTDSAQVKAAVARIGEALEGRIDVLVNNAGGLVARRPLEDADDEHWHHVIELNLSSVFYVIRAALPAMAEGGRIVNISSLAAHNGGGQGASAYAAAKAGVEGLTRALAKELGPRGIAVSAVAPGLILETPFHERFTPEADQRATIAATPLRRAGTPADVAAATMYLASEAGGFASGTVVAVNGAAAFH
- a CDS encoding extracellular solute-binding protein, giving the protein MKSRLKSPRRRGRVGVAVAVASVLALALAACSGGGGGTSGLDGKTLKMYTWIGGKADKQQWSDYIAGGKHADPDMAVSFSGPPIGDYYTKLPTVMKGSSAPCLVTFQNGRVNQYVQGLEPLDDLVKKNKVDLSAYSSAMLDQLSVDGKLYSIPFNAGPNVIFYNKKMFADAGVAEPGLDWTVDDFIAAAKATTKNGVYGFAIGQGSTPISTLMAADGHPYADKNGPKLDDPNFRDALQLLVDLANKYKVAKPLEAAAGGTFPDIDAFSTGQAAMELEGLWDLQHEQQTLGKDNVGIAVVPSKSGTSKGFISGSGFGITKTCGDKQKAFKAIEAMTSKSGLEFVTKSQASVPARLDALDAWSTNVGSPAFTAVIKQMTGDATPSPVPSSQAQLDTLLTQYEVDAFSGKSTVEQVLQQVKAGLPQ
- a CDS encoding NAD-dependent epimerase/dehydratase family protein, whose product is MRIVVIGATGHIGGYLVPRLIQDGHDVVAITRGNSAPYREDPAWERVERVIADREAEDAAGIFGSRVAELEPDVVVDMICFTPESARQLADSLRGRARQLVHVGTIWTHGTLTEVPAPEDAVKQPWGEYGTQKEAIERLLLAESRRQDGLPVAIVHPGHISGPGWPIITPQGTTDLEVWRTLANGRELLLPGFGLETVHHVHADDVAQLIRLCLEQPDEANGEAFHAVSERALTLRGFAQEAARWFGVDARLRFVPFDEFSASLSEEHRDSAFQHVARSHAMSIEKGRRLLGYAPAYSSLAAVAESVEWLRQAGRLGDGIPPVRFG
- a CDS encoding Gfo/Idh/MocA family protein, which gives rise to MTAGGTRPVRVAVIGAGQMANLVHYPSLSSLPDVEIVGICDLSPERLRATGERWGITALFDDWSAMLDETRPDAVYVIGPPELMFGIWCDCLTRGLDLFVEKPLGLTVHQARTLARLADENNCITQVGFQRRSSPLLERMVGRVRERGEVVHAVCRFYKNDPTPMVSARDRMMDDGVHVIDTLRHLCGGEVVAVSDVTRRVIVDEINVVAATLEFDTGAVGVMITNWTSGRRTFGVEVHGPGIMAEGDLEVGATIWDADGREELDAGEVAGSPDLHVRGGFLAKSAEFIEAVRSRRLPSSHFADALKTMTVAETILAHDLLKETERTKRLVTGVIY